The Mangrovimonas cancribranchiae nucleotide sequence ATTTTACAAACTGGAACTGTAAGTGTTTTAATTCCAGAAAATCGAGAATTTAAAGTTAATAAAGCTATATCGAGAATTAAAAAATTGGCTGCGAATAAAGACTGTAAATTTATACTATTTAATACTTGGCCATCTAAAAGAGAATATCCAAAAAAATATTGCTATTCGGGTCATTCAATTGATAAATCAATTAAAGATATTGATTATTGCTCACCAGTTATGGAAAATTTGAAACAAGAAATTAATGCAATCAATGAATCATATAAATTAGTTTCAGAATCAAATAAAATTATAAAATCTGACAATGGAAGTAAATTCTATGAAATCAGAACTTCTCTTCCAGAAATTGAACTTTATGAAGATTACATTCATCCAAATAAAAATGGAGCTTTTTTAAACGCTTGTATTTTTTACCAAATGTTAACTGATAAAAAAGCAACTGACTTGAAATACAATGGAAATATTGAACCTAAAACAGCGGAATTATTAAAGAAAATAGCGAAATAAAAACTACAGGTAACAACGTGTATAGCTCATTGCGGCTGAATTCCTAATCGGAATTCATTGCAATTTGCTATCTTTCGGTTACGGCGGAAAATCATAGCTGATTTTCCGCAACGAGCCATACACAAAGACCGTTGTAAGCAATTTGACAAAAACCTTGGAAAAAGACAAAGTATCGAATAGAAAAGACGTAATGATTTACTTGCTTACCGAATTAAGCAAGAAAGAAAAACCTGTGCGAATGGATGAATTCTTTTTTGAAACTGGTTATGCAAATGGTTTGGATTCGTTTAGAGAAGTGCTAGAAGAAATGTCTCGTTTGGAATGGATAAATATTATTGACGAACCAGGAACACCTGCTTTCGGTGTTTTACCAACAAGAGATATAAAATATACAATCAGCATTAAAGGAATTGAACATTTGAACGAAATAAATAATCCACCAGAAAAGAAAAAAGAAAAAAAGAATTATCATATAAAGGAAATTGTAATTGGAATAATTATAACAGTTGTTGGTGGAATGATTTTAAATATTATACCTAATCCAAAAGAGATTTTTCAAACAGAAAACAAAAAAACAGTTTATCAAAAACCATATATTGCTATTGAGAATTATAAGCTTAAAGCTATTAATGAAAGTGCAAGAAATTTAGATACAATTTCAGTAAATTTTAAATATCAGGGCTCGAAAATTCAATTAAACCGAAATTTTAAATTGGTGGAATATACTTTTAACGATAAATATTATTTTCATTTAGGAGACAGAAATGAATTTGAACCGAAACTGGAATTAATAGAAGTAAATTTAAATAATCCAATTATTGATTCAATTAATCAAAATTCAGAAGTAAAACTTGAACTAAAAAGGCATTTAATTTTTAGTGGCTTTCGAACCGCTTATTTTGAGGAAAATGATAAAGAAAAGATTGGAAATTTAAAAATCTCATTTAGTTATGAGTCTGAAATCGGAATAACGAATGACACATTAGTTAGTGACATTTTTATAGTAAAATAAACTGCTTACAACAATGTATAACCGCAATTACGGCGGATTCGACTACGTCCGAATCCACTCGGAATTGCTAACGTCAGTGCTTAACCGAAAATCATTAACT carries:
- a CDS encoding DUF4886 domain-containing protein is translated as MRNFVLITLAITITSCKSLKTELPKELNVLFIGNSLTYYHDMPQTLQMMLNETNTNITIDQSTYPGYSLSQHLSRQTESTPENRIITLTEKKIAERDWDIIILQTGTVSVLIPENREFKVNKAISRIKKLAANKDCKFILFNTWPSKREYPKKYCYSGHSIDKSIKDIDYCSPVMENLKQEINAINESYKLVSESNKIIKSDNGSKFYEIRTSLPEIELYEDYIHPNKNGAFLNACIFYQMLTDKKATDLKYNGNIEPKTAELLKKIAK